In Opitutus sp., one genomic interval encodes:
- a CDS encoding DUF192 domain-containing protein, which translates to MRATMRLCLNLKQSVTCSVQNANQVSSLLRVLALAGFLALSIGTGRSDETKAATAQNAATDFYTIAVGGKAVRMQLAVKRAEMEHGLMGRTDLKTDEGMLFLYAKPQRMSFWMRNTPTPLDIGFFAADGTLKEIYPLYPFDETPVASRGGALMFALEMKQGWFEFNGVKPGAQLDLRALAVALRVRGFSPAAYGLK; encoded by the coding sequence ATGCGGGCCACGATGAGGTTGTGTTTAAATTTAAAACAATCAGTCACGTGCTCTGTGCAAAACGCAAATCAGGTTTCGTCGCTCCTGCGAGTGCTGGCGCTCGCCGGTTTCCTCGCGCTTTCCATCGGTACTGGCCGCAGTGACGAGACGAAGGCTGCGACGGCCCAAAATGCTGCTACGGATTTTTATACTATCGCGGTAGGTGGAAAAGCGGTACGGATGCAGCTTGCGGTTAAACGCGCTGAAATGGAGCACGGGCTGATGGGGCGTACCGACCTCAAGACCGACGAAGGCATGCTGTTTCTCTATGCTAAGCCGCAGCGGATGAGCTTTTGGATGCGCAACACGCCCACGCCGCTCGACATCGGATTTTTCGCAGCGGACGGCACGTTGAAGGAAATTTACCCGCTGTATCCCTTCGACGAAACACCGGTGGCGTCCAGGGGCGGAGCGCTGATGTTCGCGCTGGAAATGAAACAGGGTTGGTTCGAGTTCAACGGGGTGAAACCGGGTGCGCAGCTCGACCTGAGGGCACTGGCTGTAGCCCTGCGGGTGCGCGGATTTTCACCGGCGGCTTATGGGTTGAAATAA
- a CDS encoding HDOD domain-containing protein, which produces MTPFIKVDSKWLKAASARLPSSAKLIDALYREIKKPDVDIDQVIRLVSMDVAITSRLLRMANSACYTRGETVTSA; this is translated from the coding sequence ATGACTCCATTCATCAAGGTTGACTCCAAATGGCTCAAAGCCGCTTCAGCACGCCTGCCTTCATCTGCCAAACTGATCGACGCGCTTTACCGGGAAATCAAAAAGCCGGACGTTGATATCGACCAGGTGATACGACTGGTTTCGATGGATGTCGCCATCACCAGTCGCCTGTTGCGCATGGCCAACAGTGCCTGCTACACGCGCGGTGAGACGGTAACTAGTGCTTAA
- a CDS encoding HDOD domain-containing protein, whose product MDSLNASGQILGLLNMAISNPRTTIADIATILRRDVMLSARIIRISNSAFFVRTSNVCKTIEEALQRVGMREIARLIATATMQGMAPPKLRAYGITGDQFNKSVLFTASASQLIATEVKLDPNVAYLAGLMRPLGILVLNKWAEQQFPHVDKLVWGDAVSLLQWEFNTFGVNHIEVSSFITRKWGFPASVSDSIEKSTDDLACINEAPMSLILQTAETLAESNRATFHAQQAGAILRKNRLDALGIKSVQLIEISRGALKQSLEFSS is encoded by the coding sequence ATGGATTCACTGAACGCTTCGGGGCAAATCCTTGGGTTGCTCAATATGGCGATCAGTAACCCGCGCACCACGATCGCGGATATCGCAACGATTCTGCGGCGCGACGTGATGTTGTCGGCGCGGATCATTCGTATCTCCAATTCCGCTTTTTTTGTGCGCACCTCCAACGTGTGCAAAACCATCGAGGAGGCCCTGCAGCGGGTCGGGATGCGCGAGATTGCCCGCCTCATCGCCACGGCCACCATGCAGGGCATGGCCCCTCCAAAGCTGCGCGCCTACGGAATCACCGGCGATCAGTTTAATAAAAGCGTCCTGTTCACCGCCTCTGCCAGCCAACTCATCGCCACCGAGGTCAAACTCGACCCCAATGTTGCCTACCTTGCCGGTCTCATGCGCCCGCTGGGGATTTTGGTGCTCAATAAATGGGCCGAACAGCAGTTTCCTCACGTCGATAAACTGGTCTGGGGTGACGCCGTTTCGCTCCTGCAGTGGGAGTTCAACACCTTCGGGGTTAATCACATCGAGGTATCCAGTTTCATTACACGCAAGTGGGGCTTCCCTGCCTCGGTCAGCGACAGCATCGAGAAATCCACCGACGACCTCGCTTGCATTAACGAGGCGCCCATGTCGCTCATTTTACAGACGGCTGAGACGCTGGCCGAAAGCAATCGCGCGACCTTCCACGCCCAACAGGCCGGCGCAATCCTCCGCAAAAACCGCCTCGACGCCCTGGGTATCAAATCCGTGCAACTGATCGAAATTAGCCGCGGTGCACTGAAACAATCCCTGGAATTTTCATCTTAA
- a CDS encoding YebC/PmpR family DNA-binding transcriptional regulator: MGRQWLHAKRAIVNNKKGQMVGKQVKEITVAAKIGGADMAANARLFAAVEKAKKASVTRDVIERAINKGAGIGGEKMIMDHIVFEGYAPHKVPVIVEVYTDNVQRTTPEMRVLFKKGILGTTGSNKFLFEHVGIVEAHTPASTTDLEAAAIEAGANDFEAISHEQNDDIPAESTGARFHTERTAVHSASTWLSANGWTVVTSEIGYVAKMFPELSDEHRADVGEFLQALEEHEDVQRVWAAVK, encoded by the coding sequence ATGGGACGCCAATGGCTACACGCGAAACGTGCGATTGTTAACAACAAGAAGGGGCAAATGGTCGGCAAACAGGTGAAGGAAATCACCGTTGCCGCCAAAATCGGTGGGGCCGACATGGCCGCCAACGCCCGCCTGTTCGCCGCCGTCGAAAAGGCGAAAAAAGCCAGTGTCACGCGCGACGTCATCGAACGCGCCATCAACAAGGGCGCCGGCATCGGCGGCGAGAAAATGATCATGGACCACATCGTGTTCGAGGGCTACGCGCCCCACAAGGTGCCGGTCATCGTGGAAGTTTACACCGACAACGTGCAACGGACCACCCCCGAGATGCGCGTGCTCTTCAAAAAAGGCATCCTCGGCACCACAGGCAGCAACAAGTTCCTCTTTGAACACGTGGGTATCGTCGAAGCCCATACACCCGCCTCAACCACTGATTTGGAAGCCGCCGCCATCGAGGCGGGTGCCAACGATTTCGAAGCCATCAGCCACGAGCAAAACGACGACATTCCCGCTGAGTCGACCGGCGCCCGCTTCCATACGGAGCGCACCGCCGTGCACTCGGCCTCGACTTGGCTGTCGGCCAATGGCTGGACGGTCGTCACCAGTGAAATCGGCTACGTGGCCAAAATGTTCCCCGAACTGAGCGACGAGCACCGTGCCGATGTTGGCGAGTTCCTCCAAGCGCTCGAAGAACACGAGGACGTGCAGCGCGTTTGGGCGGCGGTTAAGTAA
- a CDS encoding IS630 family transposase, whose translation MGRKAVRITCSEGDQQSLEKRATSRIESRQRVERARMILGCVSGEQVQEVARRCNTRPNTVIKWRDRFVLLGMKGLDDAARPGAKRTYGEDFRDRVLALLEGPPPPGQARWDGPAVARVLGGSVHAVWRVLRKEGICLQRQRSWCVSTDKQFAAKAADIVGLYLSPPEKALVISVDEKPGIQALERATGYVETDNGKIVQGLKSTYKRHGTLNLFAALDVATGLIKTQKTTLKRREEFLLFMDQVVADHPPERELHVILDNYCTHKKCDAWLARHPNVHFHFTPTSASWLNQVEIWFGILTRKALRGANFRSVAELSQAIDAFVAAYLPNAKPFKWRKREVKGSQLRNTIINLRN comes from the coding sequence ATGGGACGAAAAGCCGTGCGAATCACTTGTAGCGAGGGGGATCAGCAATCCCTAGAAAAACGGGCAACCAGCCGGATTGAGTCGAGGCAGCGAGTTGAGCGCGCCCGGATGATCCTTGGGTGCGTGAGTGGCGAGCAGGTGCAAGAGGTGGCGCGCCGCTGCAACACCAGGCCGAACACCGTAATAAAGTGGAGGGATCGCTTTGTGCTGCTTGGCATGAAGGGGCTGGATGATGCGGCACGGCCGGGCGCGAAGCGCACCTACGGTGAGGACTTTCGAGATCGGGTGCTGGCTTTATTGGAAGGGCCACCCCCTCCGGGGCAGGCGCGCTGGGATGGTCCAGCGGTGGCCCGTGTGCTCGGCGGCTCGGTGCACGCGGTCTGGCGAGTGCTGCGCAAGGAGGGCATTTGCCTGCAGCGCCAGCGCTCGTGGTGCGTGAGCACTGACAAGCAGTTCGCAGCCAAGGCAGCCGATATCGTCGGGCTCTACCTGAGCCCACCGGAAAAGGCATTGGTGATAAGTGTGGATGAAAAGCCTGGCATCCAAGCCCTAGAGCGCGCCACCGGTTACGTGGAGACCGACAATGGTAAAATCGTCCAGGGACTCAAAAGCACCTACAAGCGCCACGGTACACTCAACTTGTTCGCTGCCCTTGATGTGGCCACGGGCTTGATCAAGACGCAGAAAACCACCCTTAAGCGCCGGGAGGAGTTCCTGCTGTTCATGGACCAAGTGGTGGCGGATCACCCGCCCGAGAGAGAACTCCACGTGATTTTGGATAATTATTGCACCCACAAAAAGTGCGACGCTTGGCTCGCTCGGCACCCCAATGTCCACTTCCACTTTACCCCAACCTCGGCGAGTTGGCTCAATCAAGTTGAAATCTGGTTCGGCATACTAACAAGGAAGGCGCTACGGGGCGCGAACTTCAGAAGCGTCGCCGAACTTAGTCAGGCCATTGACGCTTTCGTCGCCGCCTACCTGCCCAATGCCAAGCCGTTCAAGTGGCGCAAGCGCGAGGTCAAGGGAAGCCAACTCAGAAATACTATCATTAATCTACGCAATTAA
- a CDS encoding Gfo/Idh/MocA family oxidoreductase, whose protein sequence is MKIHKIGIIMNGVTGRMGKNQHLLRSIDAIIKQGGVRVSPDEIIMPHAILVGRSEDKLRELTALCSVKEYTTDLDAVLKDPQYQIYFDAQTTLHRFAAVKKAAEAGKHVYCEKPTAIATADAVALYEICRKAGVKNGVVQDKLWLPGMVKLRRLMEQGFFGKILSVRGEFGYWVYEGHNIPAQRPSWNYRAEDGGGMAIDMLCHFRYVIDNLFGPIKSVNCLASTHIEERVDEAGKPYKCTADDSTYATFELTNGVIVQLNASWNVRVRRDDLLTLQVDGTHGTAVAGLRDVYIQHYGNTPKPIWNPDIKQPIDFFSDWSKVPEQESYDNAFKVQWELFLRHVALDEPFRWNLLEGAKGVQLAEVGLQSSADRTWKDLAKI, encoded by the coding sequence ATGAAAATCCACAAAATCGGTATCATCATGAACGGCGTCACCGGACGCATGGGCAAAAACCAGCATCTGCTGCGTTCCATCGACGCCATCATCAAACAAGGAGGCGTGCGCGTTTCCCCTGACGAGATCATCATGCCCCACGCCATCCTCGTGGGCCGCAGCGAAGACAAACTGCGCGAGCTCACCGCTCTGTGCTCGGTCAAAGAATACACCACCGACCTCGACGCCGTACTCAAGGATCCGCAGTACCAGATCTATTTCGATGCGCAGACCACGCTGCACCGTTTCGCCGCCGTCAAAAAGGCCGCCGAGGCTGGCAAGCACGTGTATTGCGAAAAGCCCACCGCCATCGCGACCGCCGACGCGGTTGCCCTCTACGAGATCTGCCGCAAGGCCGGCGTGAAGAACGGTGTGGTTCAAGACAAGCTCTGGCTGCCCGGCATGGTTAAACTGCGCCGCCTGATGGAGCAGGGCTTCTTTGGCAAAATCCTCTCCGTGCGCGGCGAGTTCGGTTACTGGGTTTACGAGGGGCACAACATCCCCGCCCAGCGTCCTTCGTGGAACTACCGCGCCGAGGACGGCGGCGGCATGGCCATCGATATGCTCTGCCATTTCCGCTACGTGATCGACAACCTCTTCGGCCCGATCAAGTCGGTGAACTGCCTCGCTTCGACCCACATCGAAGAGCGCGTCGACGAAGCCGGTAAACCCTACAAGTGCACCGCCGATGACAGCACCTACGCCACCTTCGAATTGACCAACGGCGTCATCGTGCAGCTCAACGCATCCTGGAACGTGCGCGTTCGCCGCGACGACCTGCTCACCCTGCAAGTGGACGGCACCCACGGCACCGCCGTCGCCGGCCTGCGCGATGTTTACATCCAGCACTACGGCAACACGCCCAAGCCGATCTGGAACCCGGACATCAAGCAGCCCATCGACTTCTTCTCCGACTGGAGCAAGGTTCCCGAGCAAGAGAGCTACGACAACGCCTTCAAGGTGCAGTGGGAACTGTTCCTGCGTCACGTTGCCCTCGACGAGCCGTTCCGTTGGAACCTTCTCGAAGGTGCCAAGGGCGTGCAGCTCGCCGAAGTCGGCCTGCAATCGAGCGCTGACCGCACCTGGAAAGACCTGGCGAAGATCTAA
- a CDS encoding sugar phosphate isomerase/epimerase, with translation MDNLSRLAIHTMTTKPWDLPTAVAKFSAAGVPGVGVWRQWLAGRPLAESRAMLADNGLSAVSLVRGGFFPGLNAAERTAALDDTRRALDEAAAVGAPQVVLVCGARPELSLPENRRQITEGVAACLDHARQTGVKLALEPLHPMYADCRSAINTIGQCNDMIDQLGDTWLGIAADVYHIWWDPQLESEIARAGRRIIGFHVCDWVTPTADFLNDRGLMGEGCIDIPGIRGLVEKAGFDGPIEVEIFSTRHWARDQDQFLADILTAYKTKV, from the coding sequence ATGGACAACCTCTCCCGTCTCGCCATCCACACGATGACGACCAAGCCGTGGGACCTTCCCACAGCCGTCGCCAAGTTCTCTGCCGCCGGCGTCCCCGGTGTCGGTGTCTGGCGTCAATGGCTCGCCGGTCGCCCGCTGGCCGAGTCCCGCGCCATGCTCGCCGACAACGGCCTGAGCGCCGTCTCGCTGGTGCGCGGTGGTTTTTTCCCCGGCCTCAACGCTGCTGAACGCACCGCCGCCCTCGACGACACCCGTCGTGCCCTCGATGAAGCCGCCGCCGTCGGCGCGCCCCAAGTCGTGCTGGTATGCGGCGCCCGCCCCGAACTCAGCTTGCCGGAAAACCGCCGCCAGATCACCGAAGGCGTCGCCGCCTGTCTCGATCACGCCCGCCAAACCGGGGTCAAACTCGCGCTCGAACCGCTGCACCCGATGTACGCCGATTGCCGCAGCGCGATCAACACCATCGGCCAGTGCAACGACATGATCGATCAGCTCGGCGACACCTGGCTGGGCATCGCCGCCGACGTTTATCACATCTGGTGGGATCCGCAGTTGGAGTCAGAAATCGCCCGCGCCGGCCGCCGCATCATCGGCTTCCACGTCTGCGATTGGGTGACGCCCACCGCTGATTTCTTGAACGACCGCGGGCTGATGGGCGAAGGCTGCATCGACATCCCCGGCATCCGCGGCCTCGTCGAGAAAGCCGGTTTCGACGGCCCGATCGAGGTCGAGATTTTCTCCACCCGCCACTGGGCCCGCGACCAAGACCAGTTCCTTGCCGACATCCTCACCGCCTACAAAACCAAAGTCTAA
- a CDS encoding HDOD domain-containing protein, whose translation MQVSTSLDQALSWLGAFQAYRVACITVSAKLCEQSLPIYRISADRLLANSIAMAVGMELVSGKAGVDHKAGYTIGLLHNLGRIVLQRVALQMEIPAGAGDLPDIQSVVSWERKVFGCTHAELGGSVLSLWGMNPIFSQVLVHQHDLGSVENTEVRRWGALLHLTATLVASTEFGLGVTSDAWPISEEMFADAGIPQLDILKMSEEITVATKVLCEQSGLAIVSAGSNSL comes from the coding sequence TTGCAAGTAAGCACTAGCCTAGATCAGGCGCTTTCTTGGCTGGGGGCGTTTCAGGCCTACCGGGTCGCCTGCATTACCGTTTCCGCCAAACTCTGCGAGCAAAGCCTACCCATTTACCGCATCTCTGCAGACCGCCTGCTTGCCAATTCCATCGCCATGGCGGTGGGCATGGAGCTGGTCTCGGGCAAAGCGGGTGTCGACCATAAGGCGGGTTACACCATTGGCTTATTGCACAACCTAGGTCGGATCGTGCTTCAGCGCGTCGCCCTGCAAATGGAGATCCCCGCCGGTGCCGGCGATTTGCCGGATATTCAGTCCGTGGTGAGCTGGGAACGTAAAGTTTTTGGCTGCACCCACGCCGAGCTCGGCGGCTCGGTTCTCTCGCTTTGGGGAATGAACCCGATTTTTAGTCAAGTACTAGTTCATCAGCATGATCTGGGGAGCGTGGAGAATACCGAGGTGCGCCGCTGGGGGGCGCTTTTGCACCTTACTGCGACGTTGGTGGCGAGTACCGAGTTTGGCCTCGGGGTGACCAGTGATGCTTGGCCGATATCGGAGGAGATGTTTGCCGACGCAGGGATTCCCCAGTTGGACATCCTGAAAATGAGCGAGGAGATCACCGTGGCGACCAAAGTGCTGTGTGAACAGAGCGGTTTGGCGATCGTTTCAGCGGGATCCAATTCGCTGTAA
- a CDS encoding STAS domain-containing protein — MNLNFSTTINDGTLRVTVDSTRLDAAIAGEFKAGVESAWVAAVTGVEINLGAVEFIDSSGVGALISIFRKSLCVRGGIRLTQVRPGVWAVLELLHLCSLFESVSAAEPSNSTDVTAPLGA; from the coding sequence ATGAACCTGAATTTCAGCACCACGATTAACGACGGCACGCTTCGCGTCACGGTGGACAGTACGCGCCTGGATGCGGCAATCGCCGGCGAGTTTAAGGCGGGGGTGGAGTCGGCCTGGGTGGCGGCCGTAACCGGCGTGGAGATTAACTTGGGCGCCGTTGAATTTATCGACAGCTCGGGTGTCGGCGCGCTGATCAGCATTTTCAGGAAATCACTGTGCGTGCGCGGAGGCATTCGGCTGACGCAGGTGCGCCCCGGGGTGTGGGCCGTATTGGAATTATTGCACCTGTGCTCCCTGTTTGAATCGGTTTCAGCGGCGGAGCCGAGCAACAGTACGGACGTGACTGCGCCGCTGGGTGCTTAA